CTGGCTCTCGTCATGAGCCATGCGGCCCTCGGCGATGATGCGGTCGAGCAGGGTCAGGGTCTGGGTCGTGCTCTCGCTGGATGCACCGGCTTCTGTTGCCATTTCGCTATCTCCGGAAATTCAGGAAGGGATCAGGCCTGGGGTTCGGCCGGTGCTTCGCCGTCATCGGCGGCTGCGGCTGGCGCTTCGTCTTCGGGGCGCGCCGACTTGATCTCCTGCAGCCCTTCGGTGTTGCTCACCACCTCCTGCAGCAACTGGTCGAGATCGTCGTTGCCATCCAGCTTGGTGAGCAGGTCGCGCAGGCGCTGGCGGGCTTCGTAGAGACGCCGCAGCGGGGTGATCTGCTTGACGATGTTGACCGGGTCGAAGTCGTCGAAGTGACGGAAGCGCAGCTCGACGTTGAGCTTGCTGCCGTCGCCGCTGATGGTGTTTTCCACCTGCAGGGTGCTGCGCGGTTCGATGGACGCCAGCACCTCGTTGAAGTTGTCGCGGTCGATTTCCGTGAAGCGACGCTCCAGCAGCTTGGGCAGGGGGTTTTCCGGCTTGCCGGAAAGGTCGGCGAGGATGCCGACCACGAGGGGCAGTTCCTTCTTCTCGATGGCGTTGCCGATCTCGACGTCGTAGGTGATCTGAACGCGGGGCGGACGGATGCGATCCAGTTTGTGTTGCGTACTTTCGGCCATGTCGGTTGAGCTCCGGGACGTTACCTGGAGCGCATGCAGCGGACGGATTCCGTGCTCGCACTCCCTTGCTGGATCACGGCTGGACAGTCTGACCGGGTGGCAACCCTGTCCCTGGCGATCCTTTCAGGTTCATCTACACGACGAACTTTCATAGACGCTAGAACAGGTCTATAAATTTGCAAATGCAAAATCTACGGTGGACTTTCATGACACAGGGACGTTCGATCCTGCGCTGTATTTCCCTCTTTTCGCTCATGAGCCTGACACTCATCGGCTGTTCTTTTTTCGGTGGCGAGAAGGTCAAGCTCGACAGTCTGGTGCTGGACGTGGCCGAAGGCGCCAATGACGACACACCTATCGCCGTGGACTTCGTGCTGGTCACCGACCCCGACCTGTTCAAGCTGCTGTCCGCGGTCAATGCCCGACAGTGGTTCAGCGAGCGCGAGCAGTACCGACGCGACTACCGTCAGCAGTTTTCAATCTGGAGCCTGGAGCTGGTGCCAGGGCAGTTTCGCGAGGTACGCGACTTCCCCTTCGATGGGCAGGAGGCGGCTGGACTTTTGGTATTCGCCGGCTATAACACTCCAGGCGCGCATCGTTTGCGCCTGAACGAGCCAGGCCGGGTGTGGCTGCGTTTCGATAGCAGGGAAATGCGTCTTCTGAGCGAACGAAGCCGTTGAAAACACCTGCAGTGCCAGACCAACAGCGGATGTCGAGGGGAGCGGTATGAAGGTTTTGCCGGACGCAGTCTGCTGGCACGAGGGCATGCAGTTGCTGCCGCAACACTTCCAGTTGCAGGCGCTACGCGCCGAGGTGTTGGCGGCTCATTTCGCCCAGGCGGGCAACCCCTGGTTCTGGGGCGTGAGCCAACTGGAGATCGACCCTGCCGCGCTCAGCGCAGGCCTGGTACGCATCCAGGCCCTGGAAGCCATATTGCCCGATGGCCTGCCGGTGAGCCTGCAGCCTGGCAGTGGCACGACCCTCGAACTGGATGTCGGCCCTGCCGCAGCAGCAGCGGCCAATGCCCAGGTGACCCTCTACCTGGCGGTCAATCCGCTCGGCCGCAGCGGCCAGGTGTTGCCGCTGCAGGGGCGCCTGCAATCGGTGGTAGGCGATGCGGTGCCGGATCTGGCCAGTGGCGAATACCCTGAACCCATACTGGTCTGGCGGCCGCACCTGCGCCTGGTGACCGAGAGCGAACGGGTCGATTCGGTCTGCCTGCCGCTGTTGCGCGTGGCCAAGGAAGCCGGTGGTTTCGTCCGCCAGCCATATGCCCCACCTGCGCCTCAGGTGCTGCCGCAATCCCTGCTTGGGCAGGCGGTCGCGGAGCTATGCGCCCGTGGCCGTGAAAAGTGCCAGTTTCTCGCCGGCCGTTTGCGCCAGGCCGAACAGGCCGGTAACGCCGATGACATCGAGGAGCTGCGGCGGCAACTGGCCGCGCTCTGGGCGCGGCTGCCCGAGGTGGAGGCCGCGCTGAATTCGCGCGTGGCCAGCCCGCAGACGCTGCATGGCTTGCTCGCCGGCATGGCCGGCACCTGGTGTGCGCTCGACGCGGCCAGCGGCGTTCCTCCCTTCGCCCCCCTGGATTACCTGGAACTCAAGCGCGGTTTCGACGAGGTCATCCAGTGGCTGCATCAGGCACTGGACAAGGTGCGGGTGGGCTATCGCTGCCTGCCGTTCGAGGCCATTGCCCAAGGTTTCGCCATTCGCTTGCCCGATACCCAGGCGCGTCGGCAGCGTCTGGTGGTTGGTCTGCGCATGCCGGCCGGTACCGGGCAGCAGGATGCGCAGGACTGGTTGAGCCATGCCGTTATCGCTTCCGAACCCCATGTCACCACCCTCAGCCGGCAACGCATGAACGGCCTGCCTTATCAGCCGATGAGCCGTAGCGAGCAAGTGGCCTATGGCCTGGGTGACGACACCCACCTGTTCGTGATCCAGGCGGCCGGCGAGTGGTTCGACCCCGAATTGCCGCTGTGCCTGGTGGGCTCCGCTCAGGCCGTGCAAGTCAGCCCCTGGCAGGTGGTGCTGTTCACCACCAACCCCGATTGAGTCTCTCCCCAGCCAAGGATGCGTAGATGTCTGCCAGGCCTATCAACCTGTATTCCCCCACATTCGGTGACGCGCCGTTGAGCCTGGCCTTCCGCCAGGCCTGGCTGGCCTGGTGCGACGCCCGGGAGGCCTTGACGGAAAGCACCCTGGGCGACGGCCAGTTGGTCGAGCGTATGGCGGAACTCGCAACGCGTACGGTGCGCCACCTGTGGCGCGATGCCTTCGCCAGCGTTGGCGCCTCTTCGCCGGATCAGGTCAAGGCCATGGTCTATGCCTTCGTCGCCTTGCTCGACGAACGCTTGCTGTTCGACGATTGGCAAGGCCGCATCGCCTGGCAGGCGCGCCCGCTGGAGGCCCGCCTGTATGGATCGCGCAGCGCCGGGGAGCGCGTGCCGAGGGCCATCGATCGACTGCTCAAGCTGCGTGCCCCGGCCACCCGTGACCTGGCCAACGTCTACCTGCAATGCCTGATGCTGGGATTCTATGGCGCCTTGCGCAGCGAGCGCGGGCGGGCCACCCATGCACGCTGGCTGCAGGCGCTGTTCACCTTCGCCTGGCAACGCGAGCCGAACATGAGTGGCGTCAGTGCCAGCCTGGCACGGCCAACGCGCACGCCGCCGCTGCGCCTGCCGTTGCGGCGCGCACTGCCGGATGGGCTGCGCCTGACCTTGGCCATCGCCGGCATGGCACTGCTGCTGACCGCCGTCGGGCATCTGATGTGGCGTGACATCCGTGCGGAACTGGAACCGGCGCTGTACTTGTTCAATGAGCAACAGGCCGAGAGCAGCACGCAATGAGTACCTTGACCATCGTGCTGTACGTACTCGGCGCCTTGCTCCTGCTGGCGCTTCTGGTCGTGGCGTTCTGGTGGTTGCGCACGCAATCGGGCACGGCCATCCGCAGCTTCTATGCCGCGGTGCGCAAGATGGAGCACGATCAGGGCATCGAGTCGCGCTACCAGACGCCCTGGCTGATGCTGCTGGGTGACCCCCGTGAGGGCAGCCAGCTCTGTGCCGATTGGCAGTTGACCCCGGTCGGGCGCGCGTCCTGGTTCGGCCGCTGGTGGGCCGACCCGGACGGCGCCGTGCTGGTGGTGCCGCAGGCCTTGTTCCTGCCGCAGGACAATGGCACGGCACCGACCTTCGTCTGGCGCAGGCTGCTGGGCATCCTGCAGCGCCTGCGTGGCCAGCGTCCGCTGGATGGCATCGTCTGGGTGATCCCGCTGGCGCAACTGCAGAACGAGGAGCTGCGTGCGGCGGACGTGCTGGTGATGCGCCGGCGCTTCACCGAACTGCTGCAACGCCTGGGCCTGAGCCTGCCGGTGCACGTGCTGATCAGTGGTCTTGAGGCGCTGCCCGGTTTTCAGGAACTGCTGGCCGTGCTGCCGGAGGAAAGCCGTGAGCAGACGCTGGGCTGGTCATCGCCTTACAGCCTCGACGCCAGTTGGCAGAGCTACTGGCTCGACGATGCTGGCGACCAACTGATCCAGGCCGTGCAGGCCGCCATCATGGAAGCGGCCGCTCTGAAGGGTGAAGTGGCCGAGGAGCTGTACCGCCTACCGGATCAACTGGCGGCGCTCAAGGACGATCTGCGCCTGTTGCTGGAGCCGGTTTTCCAGGGCAATGCCCAGGGCGAGGCGCCGCGTCTGCGAGGTATCTACCTCACCGCTGCCCAGGCCAGCGCTGCACAGGACGATGCCTTGAGCAGCGATGAACGCGCGCCAGCGCAGGGGGTATTCACCCAGCAGCTTTGGCAGCGCCGCCTGCTGGCCGAGCAGGGGCTCGCCCAGGCTGTGCCACGCATCCTCAACCTGCGCCGACGCTGGCAGAAGACGGTAGCCGGCATTGCCGGCGTCATCGGGCTTTGCTGGGCCGTGGCGATGCTCTGGATCTGGCAGCAAGGCGTGACCGATGCGCGCGTGCTGAGCCGCCTGCTGCAGGAAACCCATGGCAACCATCAGAGCATGAGCCAGACCTCGCCGGAGCGTAACCAGGCCTATGCACGGCAGAACGTCCAGGGGTTCTGGAACCTGCTGCAGCAGGCGCCACGCTGGCATTACGCGTCCCTGGTCTACCCCACGTCCTGGGGCACGGCACTGGACGATCAGCTCGATCTGCTGCTGAGGAACATGGCGCAGCGGTCGGTGGTTGCGCCGTTGCGGCAACTGCAGTTCGATGAACTGACCAGACTCCAGGCCATCCGTATCAGCGAACGTCGTACCGACGTGCAGGGCGCCGTACCCGATCAATGGCCGAGTTACGTCAAGGCACGCAGCCTGGCCGAGGGCGTGATCAACCTGGAACGACAGAACAAGCTGCTCAGGGAACTGCTGTCAGGCCAGCAGGGCGTGGTGGAGCCGATGGCGCAACTGGGCAACGACGCGCTGGGGCTGAACCTGGATCCCACCAGCCTGAACAAGCGCGCCTTCTATGACAGAACCCTGCGCGGCCTGGGCGTGCCGCGCCTGGCGCCCCCCGATCTGGAGGCCCAGCGCAAGGCACTGGCCAACCAGTTCCAGACGCTGATGAGGTTCTGGCTCACCCAGTATTTTCTTGCCGACAACTTCGTGCGGCCCGCCGGCTACCTCAAACGCTACCTGAACGACATGGAGTACGGTCGCGATGTGTCCTTGCAGCGCCTCGAGGAAATCAATGCCTACATCGGTCACCTCGAGGATCTGATCATCCTCACCAACTCCGCCTGGAGTCACGGCAGCAACGAGGATCTGACGCCGGGCTACCGCGACCTCATGAACAGCGTGCAGCAAAGCAGCGTATTCGGCCCGGCCGTGGTCAGTGCCCTGGACGACGAGGCCAAGCAGCTACGCCAGGATTTCCAGACGCAATGGATAGCCGGCTCCGCCAGCCAGGGCAGCCTGCTGCAACGCCAGGCGGGTGGCAGCCTGATGCTGCAGGAGCCAATCAGCAAGCTGTCGCGCAGCATCGATGACCTGCTCAAGCGTGACTTCGCCGTCGTCGCCCTGCGCGACCCCGATGCGCTGCTCAGGCCGCGTGCGCCGAGCCTGCCCAGCGAGCAACGCATGGCCCAGGCCCTGGCCTATCAGCAAAGCTATCGCGACTACGTGGATCAGGAACTGCCGCAGATCGCCCCCGACTATCGCACCGGCATGCTCAAGGTGGCCGGCGACACGGTGGCGCTGGCCATGTGGTCGGCGCTCTATCCTTCGGCGCGCCCCTCTGCCACGAGCACGGCGTACAGCAGCGCTTTCGGCGAGCAGGCCAGCCAGGTGATCCAGGGGTTCAAGGAACTGGGGCGTGGCGACCTGGCCGGTACGCTGCAAACGCAACTGACCTTGCAGGCCATGGCCAATGTCGACAAGGCGCTGGAGGTTATCGATGCGCTGGCGTTGTTCACCCAGCGCTACGATATTGCCGACTGGAATGGCGACCCCAACCTCGGGCTGCTGCTCTATCGCTCCAGTGACGTGCAGGATCTCAAGACCTTCCTGGCCGGTCAGTTCACCACGGTCAGCGCCAGCAGTGAGGCCGTCCTGCCCGAACTGAACTGGCTGCGTGCCCAGCCTGATCTGCCTCTGACCATGCAGAGCAAGGTTGCCCGATTGAGCGCGATGCACGATGAAGTGCTCAAGTACAAGGCGCAGAACCCCACCAGCGCACCGGCGCTGTTCGAGCAACTGGTCACCCGTGATCTGGTGGAGATGAACCTGGCCAATTGTGCCCAGGTGCTGACCACCGCCACCTTGCCCCAGGGCGCTGGTGACCTCGCTCAATACACCCGCTCCTTGAACGAGCAGGCCTACCGTCGCTGCCATCAGTTGCAGGTGCAGGATGCCGCCGAAGCCTGGCGGGCGCTGGCCGATTATTTCAACCAGTACCTGGCCGGGCGCTTTCCCTTCTCCTATAGCCTCGACAGCGCTGACGCCGATCCGGCGCGGGTGCGGCATCTGTTGGAGTTGATCGACACCCATCTGCCGACGGCCGAGAAGGGGCTGAGCCTGGCCAGCCCGGGCAACCGCCTGGCTGCCGAAGACTTCATCGCACGCATGAAACAGGCCCGTGTCTGGCTGGGCCCCTTGCTGATACGCGACCAGGCCGGCGTGCTGGGCATCGAACTGGACGTACGCTGGCGCACGGATCGGGAGCAGGAACAGGGTGCCGATCAGGTGATCACCTGGTCGTTGCACAGTGGTAACCAGCAGATCGCTCACCCAGGGGAGGCCGGGCAGCGCCTGCGCTGGAACCTGGGCGAGCCGCTGCAACTGGTGCTGCGCTGGGCGCGAGGCAGCCAGCAGCGCCCGGTCAGCGACCCCATGCAGCCGAGCATGGCCGTCAACGAACTGGAAGCCGGCTGGGAGTATCGCGGCCCCTGGGCCTTGCTGCGCCTGCTGCGTACTCATGTCATGCCGCCACTGCTGCCCAACGTGGACTACACCGACTTCCCCCTGACCCTGCAGGTGCCGGTGCATGGCATCTGGGACGCC
The genomic region above belongs to Pseudomonas sp. GOM7 and contains:
- a CDS encoding type VI secretion system protein, giving the protein MSTLTIVLYVLGALLLLALLVVAFWWLRTQSGTAIRSFYAAVRKMEHDQGIESRYQTPWLMLLGDPREGSQLCADWQLTPVGRASWFGRWWADPDGAVLVVPQALFLPQDNGTAPTFVWRRLLGILQRLRGQRPLDGIVWVIPLAQLQNEELRAADVLVMRRRFTELLQRLGLSLPVHVLISGLEALPGFQELLAVLPEESREQTLGWSSPYSLDASWQSYWLDDAGDQLIQAVQAAIMEAAALKGEVAEELYRLPDQLAALKDDLRLLLEPVFQGNAQGEAPRLRGIYLTAAQASAAQDDALSSDERAPAQGVFTQQLWQRRLLAEQGLAQAVPRILNLRRRWQKTVAGIAGVIGLCWAVAMLWIWQQGVTDARVLSRLLQETHGNHQSMSQTSPERNQAYARQNVQGFWNLLQQAPRWHYASLVYPTSWGTALDDQLDLLLRNMAQRSVVAPLRQLQFDELTRLQAIRISERRTDVQGAVPDQWPSYVKARSLAEGVINLERQNKLLRELLSGQQGVVEPMAQLGNDALGLNLDPTSLNKRAFYDRTLRGLGVPRLAPPDLEAQRKALANQFQTLMRFWLTQYFLADNFVRPAGYLKRYLNDMEYGRDVSLQRLEEINAYIGHLEDLIILTNSAWSHGSNEDLTPGYRDLMNSVQQSSVFGPAVVSALDDEAKQLRQDFQTQWIAGSASQGSLLQRQAGGSLMLQEPISKLSRSIDDLLKRDFAVVALRDPDALLRPRAPSLPSEQRMAQALAYQQSYRDYVDQELPQIAPDYRTGMLKVAGDTVALAMWSALYPSARPSATSTAYSSAFGEQASQVIQGFKELGRGDLAGTLQTQLTLQAMANVDKALEVIDALALFTQRYDIADWNGDPNLGLLLYRSSDVQDLKTFLAGQFTTVSASSEAVLPELNWLRAQPDLPLTMQSKVARLSAMHDEVLKYKAQNPTSAPALFEQLVTRDLVEMNLANCAQVLTTATLPQGAGDLAQYTRSLNEQAYRRCHQLQVQDAAEAWRALADYFNQYLAGRFPFSYSLDSADADPARVRHLLELIDTHLPTAEKGLSLASPGNRLAAEDFIARMKQARVWLGPLLIRDQAGVLGIELDVRWRTDREQEQGADQVITWSLHSGNQQIAHPGEAGQRLRWNLGEPLQLVLRWARGSQQRPVSDPMQPSMAVNELEAGWEYRGPWALLRLLRTHVMPPLLPNVDYTDFPLTLQVPVHGIWDATPQAQMFMRVSMLSQGSKLPLAIPPLPVSAPGMPFGEPVMANNEPLQ
- the tssK gene encoding type VI secretion system baseplate subunit TssK, coding for MKVLPDAVCWHEGMQLLPQHFQLQALRAEVLAAHFAQAGNPWFWGVSQLEIDPAALSAGLVRIQALEAILPDGLPVSLQPGSGTTLELDVGPAAAAAANAQVTLYLAVNPLGRSGQVLPLQGRLQSVVGDAVPDLASGEYPEPILVWRPHLRLVTESERVDSVCLPLLRVAKEAGGFVRQPYAPPAPQVLPQSLLGQAVAELCARGREKCQFLAGRLRQAEQAGNADDIEELRRQLAALWARLPEVEAALNSRVASPQTLHGLLAGMAGTWCALDAASGVPPFAPLDYLELKRGFDEVIQWLHQALDKVRVGYRCLPFEAIAQGFAIRLPDTQARRQRLVVGLRMPAGTGQQDAQDWLSHAVIASEPHVTTLSRQRMNGLPYQPMSRSEQVAYGLGDDTHLFVIQAAGEWFDPELPLCLVGSAQAVQVSPWQVVLFTTNPD
- the tssB gene encoding type VI secretion system contractile sheath small subunit; translation: MAESTQHKLDRIRPPRVQITYDVEIGNAIEKKELPLVVGILADLSGKPENPLPKLLERRFTEIDRDNFNEVLASIEPRSTLQVENTISGDGSKLNVELRFRHFDDFDPVNIVKQITPLRRLYEARQRLRDLLTKLDGNDDLDQLLQEVVSNTEGLQEIKSARPEDEAPAAAADDGEAPAEPQA
- a CDS encoding DotU family type IV/VI secretion system protein; amino-acid sequence: MSARPINLYSPTFGDAPLSLAFRQAWLAWCDAREALTESTLGDGQLVERMAELATRTVRHLWRDAFASVGASSPDQVKAMVYAFVALLDERLLFDDWQGRIAWQARPLEARLYGSRSAGERVPRAIDRLLKLRAPATRDLANVYLQCLMLGFYGALRSERGRATHARWLQALFTFAWQREPNMSGVSASLARPTRTPPLRLPLRRALPDGLRLTLAIAGMALLLTAVGHLMWRDIRAELEPALYLFNEQQAESSTQ
- a CDS encoding type VI secretion protein, which gives rise to MTQGRSILRCISLFSLMSLTLIGCSFFGGEKVKLDSLVLDVAEGANDDTPIAVDFVLVTDPDLFKLLSAVNARQWFSEREQYRRDYRQQFSIWSLELVPGQFREVRDFPFDGQEAAGLLVFAGYNTPGAHRLRLNEPGRVWLRFDSREMRLLSERSR